A region from the Lemur catta isolate mLemCat1 chromosome 7, mLemCat1.pri, whole genome shotgun sequence genome encodes:
- the APLNR gene encoding apelin receptor, producing the protein MEEGGDFDNYYGADNQSECEYTDWKSSGALIPAIYILVFLLGTTGNGLVLWTVFRSSREKRRSADIFIASLAVADLTFVVTLPLWATYTYRDYDWPFGTFSCKLSSYLIFVNMYASVFCLTGLSFDRYLAIVRPVASARLRLRVSGAVATAVLWVLAALLAMPVMVFRSTGDLENSTKVQCYMDYSMVATSSSEWAWEVGLGVSSTAVGFVVPFTVMLTCYFFIAQTIAGHFRKERAEGLRKRRRLLSIIVVLVVTFALCWLPYHLVKTLYMLGSLLHWPCDFDLFLLNVFPYCTCISYVNSCLNPFLYAFFDPRFRQACTSVLCWGQTRCGGSSRSSSGEKSASYSSGHSQGPGPNVGKGGEQAHEKSIPYSQETLVVD; encoded by the coding sequence ATGGAGGAAGGTGGCGATTTCGACAACTACTATGGGGCGGACAACCAGTCTGAGTGTGAGTACACGGACTGGAAGTCCTCGGGGGCCCTCATCCCTGCCATCTACATCTTGGTCTTCCTCCTGGGTACCACGGGCAACGGTCTGGTGCTCTGGACTGTGTTTCGGAGCAGCCGGGAGAAGAGGCGCTCGGCTGACATCTTCATCGCCAGCCTGGCGGTGGCCGACCTGACCTTCGTGGTGACCCTGCCCCTGTGGGCCACCTACACCTACCGGGACTACGACTGGCCCTTCGGGACCTTCTCGTGCAAGCTCAGCAGCTATCTCATCTTTGTCAACATGTACGCCAGCGTCTTCTGCCTCACCGGCCTCAGCTTCGACCGCTACCTGGCCATCGTGAGGCCGGTGGCCAGCGCTCGGCTGAGGCTGCGGGTCAGCGGGGCGGTGGCCACGGCGGTGCTGTGGGTGCTGGCCGCCCTCCTGGCCATGCCGGTCATGGTGTTCCGCTCCACCGGGGACCTGGAGAACAGCACCAAGGTGCAGTGCTACATGGACTACTCCATGGTGGCGACCTCGAGCTCGGAGTGGGCCTGGGAGGTGGGCCTGGGGGTCTCGTCCACCGCCGTGGGCTTCGTGGTGCCCTTCACCGTCATGCTGACCTGCTACTTCTTCATCGCCCAGACCATCGCCGGCCACTTCCGCAAGGAGCGCGCCGAGGGCCTGCGCAAGCGGCGGCGGCTGCTCAGCATCATCGTGGTGCTGGTGGTGACCTTCGCGCTGTGCTGGCTGCCCTACCACCTGGTGAAGACGCTCTACATGCTGGGCAGCCTGCTGCACTGGCCCTGCGACTTCGACCTCTTCCTCCTGAACGTCTTCCCCTACTGCACCTGCATCAGCTACGTCAACAGCTGCCTCAACCCCTTCCTCTACGCCTTCTTCGACCCCCGCTTCCGCCAGGCCTGCACCTCCGTGCTCTGCTGGGGCCAGACCAGGTGCGGGGGCTCCTCCCGCAGCAGCAGCGGGGAGAAGTCGGCCAGCTACTCCTCGGGGCACAGCCAGGGGCCCGGCCCCAACGTGGGGAAGGGCGGGGAGCAGGCGCACGAGAAGTCCATCCCCTACAGCCAGGAGACCCTGGTGGTCGACTAG